One Sphaerisporangium krabiense DNA segment encodes these proteins:
- a CDS encoding non-ribosomal peptide synthetase, with the protein MGFVLTGEPSLRELMRGGRVIVSAEGDDGSGGWPVAIRFAGRDGAVASGPGHELELVVRTGSGARGGVAVELWYDPGLFDAGTAARLLGHVATLVEDAWRSPERAVARLRLLGDAELERMLVAWNATACDLPSEVCLHEGFEAQVRRAPDAVAVVQGQDRHSYRQVNAAANRLARYLRERGVGPDVRVGVCLDRSVDLLVAVLGVLKAGGAYVPLDPDYPAQRIATMVNGTACAVMISREGLTANLPDTGDDSDTGAGATAEAAGTGVVDGAGRPTRAGAGGDGGRLLLLDRDAALLAAQPDDDLGPTSGPEDLCYIIHTSGSTGEPKPIALRHRGVMNNLADLNTRFQVGPWDAVLALSSPSFDMSVYEFLGLTIAGGRVVIPRAAHAKDPAHWADLVTREHITIWNSAPALLGLLADHVEQAGPRSGVGLRLALLGGDWVPVSLPDRVRAWAAQVRFVVMGGATEASIHSTIFEVDRVDPGWRSIPYGRPMANQRVYILDGLLQPVPPGVAGELYLAGVGLARGYLGRPEQTAERFVDDWSCGPVAGERLYRTGDVARFGADGLVELLGRADFQVKINGLRVELGEIEAVLRAHPLVAQVAVMARQGRLAAYIVPATATTAAPDPGTEVDVETLRAYAATRLPAFMVPAAFVVMERLPLTPNGKLDRGGLPDPQLGGKDAGYRAPRSAVEKTLARVLAQVLEVERVGLDDEFIALGGDSIRAIQLTGRARASGLHITAKQVLQSRTLADLAASVTDTEPGAIGDAAVVAGEATVGSVPLNDTAAGNSRGDDGDLGGDGLADGSGPLVDVSQEDMDYWGQDYPHISDVWPVTPLQAGMLFESMLNDSGHDAYHLQTVYHLSGEVDAARMRAAAQALLKRHPNLRVAFVEDELGDTVQIVVDGVELPWKQLDLGDLAEAARDEAFRRFLAEDEAARFAPGTAPLLRMTLVRLGPGRAALVLTVHHVLVDGWSEHVLGRDLVKLYAADGDAAALAPARPYRDFLAWLSRQDRAASAKAWAEELAGLDGPTTVLPSLTARHATAGGGGIGEVVLPVSAADVQAYGRRSAELGVTLNTLVQGAWAVLVSALTGREDVVFGAVVSGRPGTLPGVDAMVGLFINTIPVRVRCAPGTTVAELLTGLQGRQIALLDHHHHSLGEIQRAAGFDALFDTLVAFQSYLWNREDDAEAGAGGVEVTGVDSIGGNGYPLTLVVEAGRVILQYQRRLLDHGTAERVAGGFRAVLDQMASDPARRLGTLEVPADGR; encoded by the coding sequence GTGGGGTTCGTGTTGACCGGTGAGCCGTCGCTGCGTGAGCTGATGCGTGGTGGCCGGGTCATCGTCTCGGCCGAGGGTGATGACGGGTCCGGGGGGTGGCCGGTGGCCATCCGGTTCGCCGGGCGGGATGGGGCGGTGGCCTCGGGGCCGGGGCATGAGCTGGAACTGGTGGTTCGTACGGGTTCCGGTGCGCGCGGGGGCGTGGCGGTGGAGCTCTGGTACGACCCGGGGTTGTTCGATGCCGGGACGGCGGCGCGGCTGCTGGGGCATGTGGCGACCTTGGTGGAGGACGCGTGGCGTTCTCCGGAACGTGCGGTGGCGCGGCTGCGGTTGCTGGGCGACGCCGAGCTGGAGCGGATGCTGGTCGCATGGAATGCCACCGCCTGTGACCTGCCGTCTGAGGTGTGTCTGCACGAGGGGTTCGAGGCGCAGGTGCGGCGTGCGCCTGATGCGGTCGCGGTGGTGCAGGGCCAGGACAGGCACAGCTATCGGCAGGTGAACGCCGCGGCCAACCGTCTGGCCCGTTATCTGCGTGAGCGTGGTGTGGGGCCGGATGTGCGGGTGGGGGTGTGCCTGGATCGTTCGGTGGACCTGCTGGTCGCGGTTCTGGGGGTGCTGAAGGCCGGCGGGGCGTATGTCCCGTTGGACCCGGACTATCCTGCCCAGCGCATCGCCACGATGGTGAACGGCACCGCGTGTGCGGTGATGATCAGCCGCGAAGGCCTGACCGCCAACCTGCCTGACACCGGCGACGACTCTGACACCGGTGCCGGTGCGACCGCCGAAGCGGCGGGTACGGGCGTCGTGGACGGCGCCGGTCGTCCGACTCGTGCGGGTGCCGGTGGTGATGGCGGGCGGTTGTTGCTGCTGGATCGGGACGCGGCGTTACTGGCCGCTCAGCCGGATGACGACCTGGGGCCCACCTCTGGTCCTGAGGACTTGTGTTACATCATCCATACTTCCGGGTCGACGGGGGAGCCCAAGCCGATCGCGTTGCGGCATCGGGGGGTGATGAACAACCTGGCCGATCTGAACACGCGGTTCCAGGTGGGGCCGTGGGACGCGGTGCTGGCGTTGTCCTCGCCGAGTTTCGACATGTCGGTGTACGAGTTCCTGGGGCTGACCATCGCGGGCGGCCGGGTGGTCATCCCGCGGGCCGCCCACGCCAAGGACCCCGCCCACTGGGCCGATCTCGTGACCCGGGAGCACATCACCATCTGGAACTCGGCCCCGGCGCTGCTCGGCCTGCTGGCCGACCACGTCGAACAGGCGGGTCCGCGCTCCGGGGTGGGGTTGCGGTTGGCGTTGCTGGGTGGGGATTGGGTGCCGGTGTCGTTACCGGACCGGGTGCGGGCCTGGGCGGCGCAGGTGCGGTTCGTGGTGATGGGCGGGGCGACCGAGGCGTCGATCCATTCGACGATCTTCGAGGTGGATCGGGTGGATCCGGGCTGGCGGAGCATTCCCTACGGGCGGCCGATGGCCAATCAGCGGGTGTACATCCTGGACGGGTTGCTGCAGCCGGTGCCCCCAGGTGTGGCCGGGGAGCTGTATCTGGCGGGGGTGGGGTTGGCGCGGGGGTATCTGGGCCGGCCGGAGCAGACCGCCGAGCGTTTCGTCGACGACTGGTCGTGTGGGCCGGTGGCGGGGGAGCGGCTGTACCGGACCGGGGATGTGGCGCGGTTCGGGGCCGATGGGCTGGTCGAGTTACTGGGGCGGGCGGATTTCCAGGTCAAGATCAACGGGCTCCGGGTGGAGCTGGGCGAGATCGAGGCGGTGCTGCGCGCCCACCCGTTGGTGGCTCAGGTCGCAGTGATGGCCCGCCAGGGCCGCCTGGCGGCCTACATCGTCCCCGCCACCGCGACCACCGCCGCCCCTGATCCCGGCACCGAGGTGGACGTCGAGACCCTGCGGGCGTACGCGGCCACCCGGTTGCCGGCGTTCATGGTCCCCGCCGCTTTCGTGGTGATGGAACGTCTGCCGTTGACGCCCAACGGCAAGCTGGACCGCGGCGGGTTACCCGACCCGCAGCTCGGCGGGAAGGACGCGGGGTATCGCGCGCCGCGCTCGGCGGTGGAGAAGACCTTGGCGCGGGTACTGGCGCAGGTGCTGGAGGTGGAGCGGGTCGGGCTGGACGACGAGTTCATCGCGCTCGGCGGCGACAGCATCCGCGCGATCCAGCTCACCGGCCGCGCCCGCGCCTCCGGCCTGCACATCACCGCCAAGCAGGTACTCCAGTCGCGCACCCTGGCCGACCTGGCCGCGAGCGTCACGGACACGGAGCCCGGGGCCATCGGGGACGCGGCCGTGGTCGCCGGAGAGGCGACCGTGGGGAGCGTGCCCCTCAACGACACGGCGGCCGGGAACTCGCGTGGGGATGACGGCGACCTGGGCGGTGACGGGCTCGCGGACGGGTCCGGGCCGTTGGTCGATGTCAGCCAGGAGGACATGGACTACTGGGGGCAGGACTATCCGCATATTTCGGATGTGTGGCCGGTTACGCCGTTGCAGGCCGGCATGCTGTTCGAGTCGATGCTGAACGACAGCGGTCACGACGCCTACCACCTGCAGACGGTCTACCACCTGTCCGGCGAGGTGGACGCGGCGCGGATGCGGGCCGCGGCTCAGGCACTCCTGAAGCGTCACCCGAACCTGCGGGTCGCGTTCGTCGAGGACGAGCTCGGCGACACCGTGCAGATCGTGGTGGACGGCGTCGAACTGCCCTGGAAGCAACTGGATCTGGGTGACCTCGCCGAGGCGGCGCGGGACGAGGCGTTCCGGCGGTTCCTCGCCGAGGACGAGGCGGCCAGGTTCGCGCCCGGCACGGCGCCGCTGCTCCGCATGACCCTGGTCCGGCTGGGCCCGGGGCGCGCGGCGCTCGTGCTCACCGTCCACCATGTGCTGGTCGACGGCTGGTCGGAGCACGTGCTGGGGCGGGACCTCGTCAAGCTGTACGCGGCGGACGGCGACGCCGCCGCGCTGGCGCCCGCCCGGCCGTACCGCGACTTCCTGGCCTGGCTGTCCCGTCAGGACCGTGCGGCGAGCGCCAAGGCGTGGGCCGAGGAGCTCGCCGGGCTGGACGGCCCCACCACCGTGCTGCCGTCGCTCACCGCCCGGCACGCCACGGCCGGCGGAGGCGGCATCGGCGAGGTCGTGCTCCCGGTGTCCGCGGCGGACGTCCAGGCGTACGGCCGGCGGAGCGCCGAGCTGGGCGTGACGCTGAACACGCTGGTGCAGGGGGCGTGGGCCGTGCTGGTCTCGGCGCTGACGGGGCGGGAGGACGTCGTGTTCGGCGCCGTCGTCTCCGGCAGGCCGGGGACGCTGCCCGGGGTGGACGCGATGGTGGGCCTGTTCATCAACACCATCCCGGTACGCGTGCGGTGCGCGCCGGGCACGACGGTGGCCGAGCTGCTGACGGGCTTGCAGGGCAGGCAGATCGCGCTGCTGGACCATCACCACCACAGCCTGGGCGAGATCCAGCGGGCGGCGGGGTTCGACGCGCTCTTCGACACCCTCGTGGCGTTCCAGTCCTACCTGTGGAACCGCGAGGACGACGCGGAGGCGGGCGCGGGAGGAGTCGAGGTGACCGGGGTGGACTCGATCGGCGGCAACGGCTACCCGCTGACCCTGGTGGTCGAGGCCGGCCGGGTGATCCTGCAGTACCAGCGGCGTCTTCTCGACCACGGCACGGCCGAGAGGGTCGCCGGCGGGTTCCGCGCGGTGCTGGACCAGATGGCGTCCGACCCCGCGCGCCGCCTCGGCACGCTGGAGGTGCCGGCCGACGGCAGGTGA